In Aegilops tauschii subsp. strangulata cultivar AL8/78 chromosome 3, Aet v6.0, whole genome shotgun sequence, one genomic interval encodes:
- the LOC109744863 gene encoding BTB/POZ and MATH domain-containing protein 1-like translates to MTSFAGVSLVGDGKAVGHAIDVSTSSGYHLLVVNRYSSIKDVPNGTVIVSLPFMVGGHRWHMWFYPNGERPESADSISLFLRLVDANVAEALNVQSIFSFVDEHEKQDSAHIRASKPDNFSSCSRSWGYPSFMKRDTLEKSKHLNYNCFTIRCDLSIVTATDLFIKVPASSIKQHISGLLLSKEGTDVTFVVSGEKFAAHRCVLAARSAVLKAELFGSMKESTIASVIDVEDVEPRVFSALLNFIYTDSLPKMEIGMLEDEGEAQEALWLQHLLAAADRYALQRLKALCEEKLCTHTNVSSVTTILTLAEQHSCCGLKEAASQVVMVMGVLESLGI, encoded by the coding sequence ATGACGTCATTTGCCGGCGTCTCTCTCGTCGGCGACGGCAAGGCTGTTGGTCACGCCATCGACGTCTCCACGTCCAGCGGGTACCACCTGCTTGTGGTTAACCGCTACTCATCCATCAAAGACGTACCTAATGGCACGGTGATCGTTTCTCTCCCTTTCATGGTAGGAGGACATCGTTGGCACATGTGGTTCTATCCTAATGGCGAACGCCCAGAGAGCGCCGACTCGATATCTCTCTTTCTACGTCTCGTTGATGCAAATGTTGCAGAGGCTCTGAACGTGCAGTCCATTTTTAGTTTCGTTGACGAGCATGAGAAGCAAGATTCAGCACATATTCGTGCCAGCAAGCCAGACAACTTCTCTAGCTGTTCACGAAGTTGGGGTTACCCAAGTTTCATGAAAAGAGACACTCTTGAAAAATCAAAGCATCTAAATTATAACTGTTTCACCATCCGATGTGATCTCTCCATTGTCACGGCCACTGATCTCTTCATCAAAGTACCCGCTTCTAGCATAAAACAGCATATCAGTGGCCTCCTGCTGTCCAAGGAGGGCACAGACGTGACATTCGTTGTGTCCGGTGAGAAGTTTGCTGCCCACCGGTGCGTGCTTGCAGCTCGGTCAGCTGTCCTCAAGGCGGAGCTGTTTGGATCCATGAAGGAGAGCACAATAGCGAGTGTCATAGATGTAGAAGACGTGGAGCCAAGAGTGTTTAGTGCTTTGCTTAACTTTATTTACACCGATTCACTGCCCAAGATGGAGATAGGAATGTTGGAGGATGAAGGAGAAGCCCAAGAAGCATTGTGGTTGCAACACTTGCTTGCAGCGGCCGATAGATACGCTCTCCAAAGGCTGAAAGCACTCTGTGAAGAAAAGCTGTGCACTCACACAAACGTGAGCTCGGTGACGACTATTCTCACTCTAGCTGAGCAGCACAGCTGTTGTGGATTGAAGGAG
- the LOC109744867 gene encoding histone-lysine N-methyltransferase, H3 lysine-9 specific SUVH1-like gives MAGNQQPASVVLNDAAVLDAKPLRTLTPMFPAPLGMHTFTIKGSPPVVCVTPFRPYAGGTELGVPGDVLPTSAALSAPADPNPVQPYMVHMNGAANANGTSNNTMVSPVLQTPPAVSTQESGKKKRGTPRRVQDTTVPTAPAVHLVPMAPPVHLVPSVPSAPPEGNNTVLQTPPSAVTQESGKKKRGRPRRVPDVSVVPTPSVPIVDGEPIFQTPPASSVHESVTKIRGRPKLVQDSSDTLTPPVHSKESEPLMQTPSAVTLLEDGKRKRGQPKRVPDSSVTPSSHSEDVDSGDTSKRGRPRKIDTSLLHLPSLSSDDPREYADNVLFMFDALRRRLIQLDEAKQVAKQQHNLKAGSIMMNAELRVNKSKKIGEVPGVEVGDMFYFRIEMCLVGLNSQSMAGIDYMSAKFGKEEDPVAISVVAAGVYENTEDDPDVLVYTGHGMSGKDDQKLERGNLALERSLYRGNPIRVVRTVRDLTCSTGKIYIYDGLYKIREAWVEKGKSGFNVFKHKLLREPGQPDGIAVWKKTEKWRENPSSRDRVILNDISYGVESKPVCLVNEVDDEKGPSHFIYTTKLNYMNSLSSMRKMQGCKCISVCLPGDNDCSCTHQNAGDLPYSASGTLVSRMPMLYECNDSCTCVHDCRNRVVQQGIQIHFEVFKTGDRGWGLRSWDPIRAGTFICEYAG, from the coding sequence ATGGCTGGAAATCAGCAGCCCGCTTCAGTTGTGTTGAATGATGCAGCAGTCCTCGACGCCAAACCATTGCGCACATTGACCCCCATGTTCCCTGCACCGCTTGGGATGCACACTTTTACCATAAAAGGCTCACCTCCAGTTGTCTGTGTCACCCCATTTAGACCATATGCTGGAGGTACCGAACTGGGAGTGCCTGGTGATGTTCTGCCAACCTCTGCAGCACTGTCCGCTCCTGCTGATCCCAACCCGGTGCAACCATAtatggttcatatgaatggagcGGCTAATGCTAATGGTACTTCAAACAACACAATGGTCTCCCCGGTGTTGCAAACTCCTCCAGCAGTCAGTACACAGGAATCTGGTAAGAAGAAGAGGGGGACGCCCAGGCGTGTGCAAGATACTACTGTTCCTACGGCTCCTGCAGTTCATTTGGTTCCTATGGCTCCTCCAGTTCATTTGGTTCCTTCAGTTCCTTCCGCTCCCCCAGAAGGTAATAATACTGTTCTCCAGACACCCCCTTCAGCCGTCACACAGGAATCTGGTAAGAAGAAGAGGGGACGACCCAGGCGTGTGCCAGATGTTTCTGTCGTACCAACTCCTTCAGTGCCTATAGTAGACGGCGAGCCTATTTTTCAGACACCTCCTGCATCTAGCGTACATGAATCTGTTACAAAGATAAGGGGGCGGCCCAAGCTTGTGCAGGATAGTTCAGATACTTTAACTCCTCCAGTTCATTCAAAAGAGAGTGAGCCCCTTATGCAGACTCCGTCTGCAGTCACCTTATTGGAGGATGGTAAGAGGAAGAGAGGGCAGCCGAAGCGTGTGCCTGATAGTTCAGTGACTCCTTCAAGTCATTCTGAAGATGTTGACAGTGGGGACACATCAAAACGTGGACGGCCCAGGAAAATTGACACAAGCCTGCTGCACCTGCCATCTTTGTCTTCAGATGATCCCAGGGAATATGCAGATAATGTACTTTTTATGTTTGATGCACTGCGGCGACGGCTCATTCAGCTGGATGAGGCGAAGCAAGTAGCGAAGCAGCAGCATAACTTGAAGGCTGGGAGTATCATGATGAACGCTGAACTTCGCGTCAATAAGAGCAAGAAGATTGGAGAGGTTCCAGGTGTTGAGGTTGGTGACATGTTCTACTTCAGAATCGAGATGTGCCTGGTAGGGTTAAATAGTCAGAGCATGGCAGGGATAGACTACATGTCTGCTAAGTTTGGTAAGGAGGAGGACCCTGTGGCCATTAGCGTTGTGGCAGCTGGTGTGTATGAAAATACCGAAGATGATCCAGATGTTCTGGTTTACACTGGACATGGCATGTCTGGTAAGGATGACCAAAAGCTTGAGAGAGGTAATCTTGCACTGGAGAGGAGTTTGTATAGAGGTAATCCCATTAGAGTTGTTCGCACTGTGAGAGACTTGACTTGTTCAACTGGTAAGATATACATATATGATGGCCTTTACAAGATCAGAGAGGCCTGGGTGGAGAAAGGGAAATCTGGGTTCAATGTGTTTAAACACAAGTTGCTGAGAGAACCTGGACAACCTGATGGCATTGCAGTTTGGAAGAAGACTGAAAAATGGAGGGAAAATCCATCCTCTAGAGATCGTGTTATATTGAACGACATATCATACGGTGTGGAAAGTAAACCTGTCTGCCTTGTAAATGAGGTCGATGACGAGAAAGGCCCTAGCCACTTCATCTATACAACTAAACTTAACTACATGAATTCCCTGAGCTCAATGAGAAAGATGCAAGGCTGCAAATGCATAAGCGTGTGCCTACCTGGTGATAACGACTGTTCTTGTACGCATCAAAATGCTGGTGACCTTCCTTACAGTGCTTCAGGCACACTTGTTAGTCGGATGCCTATGTTATATGAGTGCAATGATTCATGCACTTGTGTACATGATTGCCGGAACCGGGTTGTACAACAAGGTATCCAAATCCACTTTGAAGTGTTTAAGACGGGAGATCGAGGTTGGGGCCTCCGTAGTTGGGATCCTATCCGAGCAGGCACATTTATCTGTGAATATGCAGGTTAA